A genomic region of Mycolicibacterium poriferae contains the following coding sequences:
- a CDS encoding alanine racemase encodes MTAPAHPPIDHAAVRSLSERTLDWSHKGIPPAWWGRTGTQITASAPRLFEADPFGPVCVLREAALGHNLSTMATWCRRHGVELAPHGKTHMSPQLAARQLDAGAYAVTVATAGQAAVYRAFGVQRLILANELVDAAALRWTAAQLDADPNLEFTCWVDSVRGVELMTAALRGATRPLDVCVELGLPGGRTGCRDPQSVDEVARAVVASPRLRLVGVAGYEAALGHELTDAGLAAVHHHLGALRAAALRLRPLFETDTALVSAGGSTYFDAVAAALTGWPAGSALRTVLRSGCYLTHDHGLYARTSPLTRDGSPGLRPALEMHAQVVSRPEPATAVLTMGRRDVAFDSGLPVPLDLADAAVDRLNDQHAYLTVRPGDAPEVGAWLRFGISHPCTVFDKWRVIPVLDDDDRVTDLIHTFF; translated from the coding sequence ATGACCGCGCCCGCCCACCCGCCGATCGACCATGCCGCGGTACGTAGCTTGTCCGAGCGCACGCTGGACTGGTCACACAAGGGGATTCCGCCGGCGTGGTGGGGCCGCACCGGCACCCAGATCACCGCCTCGGCGCCGCGGTTGTTCGAGGCCGACCCGTTCGGGCCCGTCTGCGTGCTGCGCGAGGCGGCGTTGGGCCACAACCTGTCCACGATGGCCACGTGGTGCCGCCGGCACGGCGTCGAGCTGGCTCCCCACGGCAAGACCCACATGTCTCCGCAGCTGGCGGCGCGACAACTGGACGCGGGGGCATACGCGGTGACGGTGGCCACCGCCGGTCAGGCCGCGGTCTACCGGGCGTTCGGCGTGCAGCGGCTGATATTGGCCAACGAGCTCGTCGACGCCGCGGCGCTGCGGTGGACCGCCGCCCAGCTCGATGCCGACCCCAACCTGGAGTTCACCTGCTGGGTGGACTCCGTGCGCGGAGTCGAGCTGATGACCGCGGCGCTGCGCGGGGCGACCCGGCCACTGGACGTCTGCGTCGAGCTGGGCCTGCCCGGCGGGCGCACCGGTTGCCGGGACCCGCAGAGCGTCGACGAGGTGGCCCGCGCCGTCGTCGCGTCGCCCAGGCTCCGGCTGGTGGGCGTCGCCGGGTACGAGGCGGCACTCGGACACGAGCTCACCGACGCGGGGCTGGCCGCGGTGCATCACCATCTGGGGGCGCTGCGCGCGGCGGCGCTGCGGCTGAGGCCCCTGTTCGAGACCGACACCGCACTGGTCAGCGCCGGCGGAAGTACGTACTTCGACGCCGTCGCCGCCGCACTGACCGGCTGGCCGGCGGGCTCGGCACTGCGCACCGTGCTGCGCAGCGGGTGTTATCTCACCCACGACCACGGCCTGTATGCGCGCACGTCACCGCTGACCCGAGACGGCAGCCCCGGGCTGCGGCCCGCCCTGGAGATGCACGCGCAGGTGGTTTCGCGACCGGAGCCCGCGACGGCGGTGCTGACGATGGGACGCCGCGACGTCGCATTCGATTCAGGTCTCCCGGTGCCGCTGGACCTTGCCGACGCCGCCGTCGACCGCCTCAACGACCAACACGCCTACCTCACGGTTCGACCCGGCGACGCTCCGGAGGTCGGTGCCTGGCTGCGCTTCGGCATCTCGCACCCGTGCACGGTGTTCGACAAGTGGCGGGTGATCCCAGTCCTCGACGACGACGACCGGGTGACCGACCTGATCCACACGTTCTTCTGA
- a CDS encoding type III pantothenate kinase — translation MLLAIDVRNTHTVVGLISGSGEHAKVVQHWRIRTEAEVTADELALTLDGLIGDDAERLTGAAGLSTVPSVLHEVRVMLDQYWPSVPHVLIEPGVRTGIPLLVDNPKEVGADRIVNCLAAYQKFGTASIVVDFGSSICVDVVSAKGEFLGGAIAPGIQVSSDAAAARSAALRRVELTRPRSVIGKNTVECMQAGAVFGFAALVDGLVNRVREDVDGFGGDDVAVVATGHGAPLVLADLHTVQHYDQHLTLHGLRLVFERNRDSQRGKLRQAR, via the coding sequence GTGCTCCTCGCGATCGATGTCCGCAACACCCACACCGTGGTCGGGCTGATCTCCGGGTCGGGCGAGCACGCGAAAGTCGTGCAGCACTGGCGCATCCGCACCGAAGCGGAGGTGACCGCCGACGAGCTGGCGCTGACCCTCGACGGGCTCATCGGCGACGATGCCGAGCGGCTGACAGGTGCGGCCGGTCTGTCGACCGTCCCGTCGGTGCTGCACGAGGTGCGCGTGATGCTCGACCAGTACTGGCCTTCCGTGCCGCACGTGCTGATCGAACCCGGTGTGCGCACCGGGATTCCGTTACTGGTCGACAATCCCAAAGAGGTCGGTGCCGACCGCATCGTCAATTGTCTTGCGGCCTATCAGAAGTTCGGCACCGCCTCGATCGTCGTCGACTTCGGCTCATCGATCTGCGTGGACGTGGTCTCGGCCAAGGGTGAATTCCTCGGCGGTGCCATCGCTCCGGGAATCCAGGTGTCCTCCGACGCCGCAGCGGCGCGTTCGGCGGCGCTGCGCCGCGTCGAGCTCACCCGGCCCCGCTCGGTGATCGGCAAGAACACCGTCGAGTGCATGCAGGCCGGTGCGGTGTTCGGATTCGCCGCCCTGGTGGATGGATTGGTGAATCGCGTGCGTGAGGACGTCGACGGCTTCGGCGGCGACGACGTCGCGGTGGTGGCCACCGGGCACGGCGCCCCGTTGGTGCTGGCCGATCTGCACACCGTGCAGCACTACGACCAGCACCTGACTCTGCACGGTCTTCGGCTGGTGTTCGAACGCAACCGCGACAGCCAGCGGGGCAAGCTGCGGCAGGCACGCTGA
- the panD gene encoding aspartate 1-decarboxylase — translation MLRTMLKSKIHRATVTQADLHYVGSVTVDADLMDAADLLEGEQVTIVDIDNGARLITYVITGERGSGVIGINGAAAHLVHPGDLVILIAYGTMEDAEARTYRPRVVFVDADNRQIDLGSDPAHVPADASELMSPR, via the coding sequence ATGTTACGGACCATGTTGAAGTCGAAGATCCACCGCGCCACGGTGACCCAGGCCGATCTGCACTACGTCGGCTCGGTCACCGTCGACGCCGACCTGATGGACGCCGCCGACCTGCTCGAGGGGGAGCAGGTGACGATCGTCGACATCGACAACGGTGCCCGCCTGATCACGTACGTCATCACCGGTGAACGCGGCAGCGGAGTGATCGGCATCAACGGCGCGGCCGCCCATCTGGTGCATCCGGGAGACCTGGTGATCCTGATCGCGTACGGCACCATGGAGGACGCCGAGGCTCGCACGTACCGACCGAGGGTGGTGTTCGTCGACGCGGACAACCGGCAGATCGACCTGGGCTCCGATCCGGCACACGTCCCCGCGGACGCGTCCGAGCTGATGTCGCCGAGGTGA